CATGGAATGGACTACACTTGGCTGATTTTGTCATGCCGTTTTTTCTCTTCATTGCCGGACTTTCTCTAGCCATCGCTTACAAGGTTTTCATTGAATTGTTTTGTACTACTTTCTCCGTTGCATTTGATTGTATACGTTTTCTAAACACATACACAATCAAATGGAATGCggaaaaaacaaatttaacaaatAGCGCGTTTTTAATAGGTAAAGTTGTGTTTTTTTGGAAATTATGCAGAAAATCGGAAACAGAAGGGATGCAACAAAGAAGGCAATTGTAAGAGCAGTCAAATTATTTCTCCttggtgtttttcttcaaggttaGGTTTTTAATTTTAACTTTTTTGTTACGGGTTTATTACTCaatccgtctcaatcatttgttcatTCTGTTGCTCTTTATGATTCATTTATGTCAACATAATGAAATTTGCGCGGAGAATTGTATCCTATGACTTCGACTTGACAAGTTGTTACCTTTATCCGAGTCATTTTCTTGCTTGTTACTTTTAAGGTGCATACTCATGGTTAATGTATGTCACAATTATGTATTTCTTACAAATCACGTCTTGCTGGATGCATCACATACAGGTGGTTATCTTCATGGGGCCAAGTCATTGACCTATGGTGTTGATATTTTACGAATACGTTGGATGGGCATTTTGCAGGTATGTCTACTGCATCAGACTATCAGTGTATAGATCACACCGTATCAGCGTTAGCTGTGGTCTGTGGAAACTTTAATTCAAATCTATAAGACTCCTTAGCAGTTTGAGATCTAACTCCGACTTTGTTACAGTATTTGATGCTTTCCCTGAGTCTGAGGTCGGAAGTTGTACATAAGTTGCATATATAGACTAAGATTTTCTTTCATATGTCCAGAGGATATCGATTGCATACTTAGCGGCTGCATTATGTGAGATTTGGCTTCCTTGTCGGAAATGGAAAAGATTCGGAATTATGAGATTCAACTTCATGCACTGGTGAGTTTTGACTCCGACACATGAATTGCAGCGTTATAGAATTTGTTCACTATTAAAGACTGAAATTTTCTTCCATGTGTGCAGTGTATGCTGATGCAATGTTGTTATGTAGGTGTGTAGTTGGGATCCTTTGTGCCGTATACAGTGGACTTATTTATGGCTTATTTGTTCCTGATTGGCATATATCAAACTCAAGTTCATCTTTTTCCTCATCAAATAGTACCGTGTTGCTCAAGGTGAATACTGCTAACGACTTCTTTACAAATAATTATATGTTGATCCTGAACTTTCAGCGAAACCTTAGAATGAGTTATAACAAGTACTCCGTATCAATAAGACAATAACTCTTGCAGACTGATGTCTTGTATGTCGTTCTCTTAATTCAGTTTTATTTTACAGTTATAGCAATTTGAATTTTAGGTAAAATGTGGATCGAGAGGTGACCTTAGCCCTGCCTGCAATGCAGCGGGAATGATTGATCGTTATGTGCTTGGTGTTAGTCACCTCTATACCAAACCTGCTTACGGAAACTTGAAGGTATCTTTTCAAGATCTCCAGGATTCTTTGAATATATCGGAACTAGATGTATCTACAAACATAATAATTGTCTACATCACAGGAATGCAATAAAACCAAGATCGGAATTCCTGAGAGTTCACCTTCATGGTGTCATGCTCCGTTTGATCCGGAAGGAATTTTGGGGTAACATGAATTTTTTTATGTTTCTTGCATACCAAAGTGTTGTGACTTGCGAGTTCTTGATGCTGTAATATATCTGTGACTGCAGGTCACTTACAGCTGCAGTGACTTGCATCATTGGACTTCAGTTTGGTCATATTCTTGTACACATGCAGGTCTGGACTCTTTACGCCTTATATTCTCTTTGATTTTTTGTAAAGCTTTCTGTCTGTCGAATATTTGTGTATTCATTTGTTGTATATCGCTTTATTCCCTAATATTTAGGATCACAAGGAGCGGCTGCACTGGTGGTTGATGCTTTCAATCTATTGTTCCTTGCCTGGGGTGCTCCTCGCTATTTTAGGGGTGCCTTTGAATAAATCGCTGTATACAATCAGTTACGCGCTAGTTACATCAGGCAGTGCCGGATTCACGTTTAGCGCTTTATATTTATTG
The Silene latifolia isolate original U9 population chromosome 11, ASM4854445v1, whole genome shotgun sequence genome window above contains:
- the LOC141612753 gene encoding uncharacterized protein LOC141612753, with protein sequence MAAYTPLHIDEEQPPLPPLPSPPPPLISPMNIEGETTKTNRVVSLDVFRGLCVFLMMVVDYGGSIFPTIAHAPWNGLHLADFVMPFFLFIAGLSLAIAYKKIGNRRDATKKAIVRAVKLFLLGVFLQGGYLHGAKSLTYGVDILRIRWMGILQRISIAYLAAALCEIWLPCRKWKRFGIMRFNFMHWCVVGILCAVYSGLIYGLFVPDWHISNSSSSFSSSNSTVLLKVKCGSRGDLSPACNAAGMIDRYVLGVSHLYTKPAYGNLKECNKTKIGIPESSPSWCHAPFDPEGILGSLTAAVTCIIGLQFGHILVHMQDHKERLHWWLMLSIYCSLPGVLLAILGVPLNKSLYTISYALVTSGSAGFTFSALYLLVDVWDYRRLMSILEWMGVHSLSIFILVTSNIAIVLLQGFYLQAPNNNIIHGIISCFIHQ